A portion of the Mesobacillus sp. AQ2 genome contains these proteins:
- a CDS encoding DUF3977 family protein, with the protein MKYIEAGIGNRWVVRTEIEMEYGNEYEVRGIQGPIHFQSAYIRFWLWKTVFILDCREGFKRVHKKDKNFKLLIGIVSRY; encoded by the coding sequence TTGAAATATATCGAGGCAGGCATCGGAAACAGATGGGTGGTAAGGACTGAAATTGAAATGGAGTACGGAAATGAATATGAAGTGAGGGGAATACAGGGACCCATTCATTTTCAATCGGCATATATAAGATTTTGGCTATGGAAAACAGTGTTCATATTGGATTGCAGGGAAGGTTTTAAAAGAGTACATAAGAAAGATAAGAATTTTAAACTGCTTATAGGTATCGTATCCAGGTATTAG